In Mycobacterium branderi, the DNA window TCGCAGCTGCCAAATCTGTGCGGGGCACAAGAGATTGACCGCGTACGAGACCAGGTAGTTGGCGGCGAACTCGTCGTTCGGCGAGATGTCATGTTTCACGTCGCCCATGACCTGGGCGTAGCCGGCGCCGTGGCTGACCTTGTCGCAGATTCCGTAGCCATAGTCGACGGCGTCGGCCGGCGTCGCAAAACTGTAGTGCCGGCGCACCGTCACGTCATAGACGTATTCGATCTCGGGCGCCGGGGCGGCATGCACTGTCGGCGATAGAGCTCCGATGGACGCGGCGCCA includes these proteins:
- a CDS encoding DUF732 domain-containing protein; this encodes MKPGKLSTALIVGAASIGALSPTVHAAPAPEIEYVYDVTVRRHYSFATPADAVDYGYGICDKVSHGAGYAQVMGDVKHDISPNDEFAANYLVSYAVNLLCPAQIWQLRNSAANYVPPAAPRSGA